A genomic stretch from Euwallacea fornicatus isolate EFF26 chromosome 10, ASM4011564v1, whole genome shotgun sequence includes:
- the LOC136341521 gene encoding uncharacterized protein isoform X3, whose product MLCVLQDFEIAGSRTDALNAECEAGEGCELDSPLGTVNSWDSHSHYRRMAPSPDLSLYSGVILYCDYAHLKTPTGFLRILFLATTIACLACLCTSGTVKVGLFMLPLVGRIRLMMFITLLSIFVTCLLLFLDISHTVYLFPFNWGKVNAYLYVSLSVLFLIASSLLFHMVFLSEAFSWVPKWTHQQLLVTGSLGYICCLESLIICVIQQCKARIYHPVGEDPSMTLQDRQQSPEGSPQHKVVSANQTTHNFRAIVNTQIIATTTVKKLTLEIDDVQPCSSKSSDPYRMA is encoded by the exons ATGCTGTGTGTTTTGCAGGATTTCGAGATAGCCGGCAGTCGGACCGACGCCCTGAACGCCGAATGCGAGGCCGGAGAAGGCTGCGAGTTGGACTCGCCTCTCGGCACAGTCAACTCGTGGGACTCCCATTCGCACTACCGCAGAATGGCTCCTTCGCCGGATCTCTCTCTTTATTCGGGAGTGATCCTCTATTGCGATTATGCTCACTTGAAAACTCCCACGGGTTTTCTAAGAATACTGTTTCTG GCCACCACAATTGCGTGTTTGGCCTGTCTGTGCACATCAGGGACAGTAAAAGTAGGACTTTTCATGCTGCCTCTGGTGGGTCGCATCAGGCTTATGATGTTTATAACCCTCCTCAGTATTTTTGTGACGTGTCTCCTGTTATTCCTTGATATCTCCCATACAGTATACTTGTTTCCATTTAATTGGGGAAAGGTC aatgCATATTTGTATGTAAGTCTTAGTGTATTGTTCCTCATAGCTTCTTCTCTGTTATTCCACATGGTGTTTTTATCAGAGGCCTTTTCATGGGTTCCTAAGTGGACCCATCAACAGTTGTTAGTTACCGGG AGTTTAGGGTACATCTGTTGCCTAGAATCCCTAATAATCTGCGTAATTCAGCAATGTAAAGCCAGAATTTATCATCCAGTGGGTGAAGATCCAAGCATGACCCTCCAAGATCGCCAACAATCCCCAGAGGGTAGCCCGCAGCATAAAGTTGTATCAGCGAATCAGACCACGCACAATTTTAGAGCCATCGTGAATACCCAAATAATAGCCACTACAACtgtgaaaaaattaactttggaAATAGACGATGTGCAGCCGTGTTCTTCGAAAAGTTCGGATCCTTATAGGATGGCATGA
- the LOC136341521 gene encoding uncharacterized protein isoform X1, with the protein MQSEPSRYINSVSDILYSPDEIEFLLDDIRDLEPTNYKPEEIQEASDGMLCVLQDFEIAGSRTDALNAECEAGEGCELDSPLGTVNSWDSHSHYRRMAPSPDLSLYSGVILYCDYAHLKTPTGFLRILFLATTIACLACLCTSGTVKVGLFMLPLVGRIRLMMFITLLSIFVTCLLLFLDISHTVYLFPFNWGKVNAYLYVSLSVLFLIASSLLFHMVFLSEAFSWVPKWTHQQLLVTGSLGYICCLESLIICVIQQCKARIYHPVGEDPSMTLQDRQQSPEGSPQHKVVSANQTTHNFRAIVNTQIIATTTVKKLTLEIDDVQPCSSKSSDPYRMA; encoded by the exons ATGCAGTCTGAGCCGAGCCGATATATCAATTCAGTATCGGACATATTATACAGCCCTGACGAGATTGAGTTCCTTCTGGACGACATCAGAGACCTGGAGCCGACAAACTATAAACCTGAAGAGATTCAG GAAGCCTCGGATGGCATGCTGTGTGTTTTGCAGGATTTCGAGATAGCCGGCAGTCGGACCGACGCCCTGAACGCCGAATGCGAGGCCGGAGAAGGCTGCGAGTTGGACTCGCCTCTCGGCACAGTCAACTCGTGGGACTCCCATTCGCACTACCGCAGAATGGCTCCTTCGCCGGATCTCTCTCTTTATTCGGGAGTGATCCTCTATTGCGATTATGCTCACTTGAAAACTCCCACGGGTTTTCTAAGAATACTGTTTCTG GCCACCACAATTGCGTGTTTGGCCTGTCTGTGCACATCAGGGACAGTAAAAGTAGGACTTTTCATGCTGCCTCTGGTGGGTCGCATCAGGCTTATGATGTTTATAACCCTCCTCAGTATTTTTGTGACGTGTCTCCTGTTATTCCTTGATATCTCCCATACAGTATACTTGTTTCCATTTAATTGGGGAAAGGTC aatgCATATTTGTATGTAAGTCTTAGTGTATTGTTCCTCATAGCTTCTTCTCTGTTATTCCACATGGTGTTTTTATCAGAGGCCTTTTCATGGGTTCCTAAGTGGACCCATCAACAGTTGTTAGTTACCGGG AGTTTAGGGTACATCTGTTGCCTAGAATCCCTAATAATCTGCGTAATTCAGCAATGTAAAGCCAGAATTTATCATCCAGTGGGTGAAGATCCAAGCATGACCCTCCAAGATCGCCAACAATCCCCAGAGGGTAGCCCGCAGCATAAAGTTGTATCAGCGAATCAGACCACGCACAATTTTAGAGCCATCGTGAATACCCAAATAATAGCCACTACAACtgtgaaaaaattaactttggaAATAGACGATGTGCAGCCGTGTTCTTCGAAAAGTTCGGATCCTTATAGGATGGCATGA
- the LOC136341521 gene encoding uncharacterized protein isoform X2 → MQSEPSRYINSVSDILYSPDEIEFLLDDIRDLEPTNYKPEEIQDFEIAGSRTDALNAECEAGEGCELDSPLGTVNSWDSHSHYRRMAPSPDLSLYSGVILYCDYAHLKTPTGFLRILFLATTIACLACLCTSGTVKVGLFMLPLVGRIRLMMFITLLSIFVTCLLLFLDISHTVYLFPFNWGKVNAYLYVSLSVLFLIASSLLFHMVFLSEAFSWVPKWTHQQLLVTGSLGYICCLESLIICVIQQCKARIYHPVGEDPSMTLQDRQQSPEGSPQHKVVSANQTTHNFRAIVNTQIIATTTVKKLTLEIDDVQPCSSKSSDPYRMA, encoded by the exons ATGCAGTCTGAGCCGAGCCGATATATCAATTCAGTATCGGACATATTATACAGCCCTGACGAGATTGAGTTCCTTCTGGACGACATCAGAGACCTGGAGCCGACAAACTATAAACCTGAAGAGATTCAG GATTTCGAGATAGCCGGCAGTCGGACCGACGCCCTGAACGCCGAATGCGAGGCCGGAGAAGGCTGCGAGTTGGACTCGCCTCTCGGCACAGTCAACTCGTGGGACTCCCATTCGCACTACCGCAGAATGGCTCCTTCGCCGGATCTCTCTCTTTATTCGGGAGTGATCCTCTATTGCGATTATGCTCACTTGAAAACTCCCACGGGTTTTCTAAGAATACTGTTTCTG GCCACCACAATTGCGTGTTTGGCCTGTCTGTGCACATCAGGGACAGTAAAAGTAGGACTTTTCATGCTGCCTCTGGTGGGTCGCATCAGGCTTATGATGTTTATAACCCTCCTCAGTATTTTTGTGACGTGTCTCCTGTTATTCCTTGATATCTCCCATACAGTATACTTGTTTCCATTTAATTGGGGAAAGGTC aatgCATATTTGTATGTAAGTCTTAGTGTATTGTTCCTCATAGCTTCTTCTCTGTTATTCCACATGGTGTTTTTATCAGAGGCCTTTTCATGGGTTCCTAAGTGGACCCATCAACAGTTGTTAGTTACCGGG AGTTTAGGGTACATCTGTTGCCTAGAATCCCTAATAATCTGCGTAATTCAGCAATGTAAAGCCAGAATTTATCATCCAGTGGGTGAAGATCCAAGCATGACCCTCCAAGATCGCCAACAATCCCCAGAGGGTAGCCCGCAGCATAAAGTTGTATCAGCGAATCAGACCACGCACAATTTTAGAGCCATCGTGAATACCCAAATAATAGCCACTACAACtgtgaaaaaattaactttggaAATAGACGATGTGCAGCCGTGTTCTTCGAAAAGTTCGGATCCTTATAGGATGGCATGA